A portion of the Macaca mulatta isolate MMU2019108-1 chromosome 4, T2T-MMU8v2.0, whole genome shotgun sequence genome contains these proteins:
- the CIMIP3 gene encoding ciliary microtubule inner protein 3 isoform X1, producing the protein MLPQPARAPGKDLPSLALPCPGLNSARSSQGTLPGHVPRRPPRPRTGRQVLRAPPLAGNCELPGQVDKAPYPALGMEMLNREQQKHNRDHERLQKSSVNSTKDLKTENSIETWETGWGRCLQGHLAGQDSQKPSGPSHGPKTPSCKGVKAPNPSVSQAWKQDREQSLAAAYVPVVVNSKGQNPDKLRFNFYTSQYSNSLNPFYTLQKPTCGYLYRRDTDHTRKRFDVPPANSVLWRSQA; encoded by the exons ATGCTGCCGCAGCCCGCGCGGGCGCCAGGGAAGGACCTTCCCTcccttgccctgccctgccccggACTGAACTCCGCACGGTCTTCCCAGGGGACTCTACCAGGCCATGTCCCCCGCCGTCCTCCCCGCCCGCGCACCGGGCGACAGGTGCTGCGGGCGCCGCCGCTTGCCGGGAACTGCGAGCTACCTGGCCAG GTAGACAAAGCTCCCTACCCTGCTTTGGGCATGGAGATGCTAAACAGAGAACAGCAAAAACACAACAGAGACCAtgagaggctgcagaagagcagTGTCAATTCAACAAAGGACCTCAAGACGGAAAATTCCATTGAGACCTGGGAGACAGGGTGGGGCAGGTGTCTACAAGGTCACCTCGCAGGCCAG GACTCACAGAAACCCTCTGGACCCAGTCATGGGCCAAAGACACCATCATGCAAGGGGGTGAAGGCTCCAAACCCATCCGTGTCCCAGGCGTGGAAGCAGGACCGCGAGCAGTCTCTGGCAGCAGCCTATGTGCCGGTTGTGGTGAACTCTAAGGGGCAGAATCCAGACAAGCTCAGGTTCAATTTCTACACCTCCCAGTACTCCAACTCCCTGAACCCCTTCTACACCTTGCAGAAGCCTACCTGTGGCTACCTGTACCGTCGGGACACTGACCACACCCGCAAGCGCTTTGATGTGCCTCCTGCCAACTCGGTCTTGTGGCGCTCCCAGGCCTGA
- the CIMIP3 gene encoding ciliary microtubule inner protein 3 isoform X3: protein MDSGASGKNIKDSQKPSGPSHGPKTPSCKGVKAPNPSVSQAWKQDREQSLAAAYVPVVVNSKGQNPDKLRFNFYTSQYSNSLNPFYTLQKPTCGYLYRRDTDHTRKRFDVPPANSVLWRSQA from the coding sequence GACTCACAGAAACCCTCTGGACCCAGTCATGGGCCAAAGACACCATCATGCAAGGGGGTGAAGGCTCCAAACCCATCCGTGTCCCAGGCGTGGAAGCAGGACCGCGAGCAGTCTCTGGCAGCAGCCTATGTGCCGGTTGTGGTGAACTCTAAGGGGCAGAATCCAGACAAGCTCAGGTTCAATTTCTACACCTCCCAGTACTCCAACTCCCTGAACCCCTTCTACACCTTGCAGAAGCCTACCTGTGGCTACCTGTACCGTCGGGACACTGACCACACCCGCAAGCGCTTTGATGTGCCTCCTGCCAACTCGGTCTTGTGGCGCTCCCAGGCCTGA
- the CIMIP3 gene encoding ciliary microtubule inner protein 3 isoform X4, with protein sequence MGRKEHESPSQPHLCGWEDSQKPSGPSHGPKTPSCKGVKAPNPSVSQAWKQDREQSLAAAYVPVVVNSKGQNPDKLRFNFYTSQYSNSLNPFYTLQKPTCGYLYRRDTDHTRKRFDVPPANSVLWRSQA encoded by the exons ATGGGCAGGAAAGAGCATGAAAGCCCCAGCCAGCCTCACTTGTGTGGCTGGGAG GACTCACAGAAACCCTCTGGACCCAGTCATGGGCCAAAGACACCATCATGCAAGGGGGTGAAGGCTCCAAACCCATCCGTGTCCCAGGCGTGGAAGCAGGACCGCGAGCAGTCTCTGGCAGCAGCCTATGTGCCGGTTGTGGTGAACTCTAAGGGGCAGAATCCAGACAAGCTCAGGTTCAATTTCTACACCTCCCAGTACTCCAACTCCCTGAACCCCTTCTACACCTTGCAGAAGCCTACCTGTGGCTACCTGTACCGTCGGGACACTGACCACACCCGCAAGCGCTTTGATGTGCCTCCTGCCAACTCGGTCTTGTGGCGCTCCCAGGCCTGA
- the CIMIP3 gene encoding ciliary microtubule inner protein 3 isoform X2, whose translation MLPQPARAPGKDLPSLALPCPGLNSARSSQGTLPGHVPRRPPRPRTGRQVLRAPPLAGNCELPGQDSQKPSGPSHGPKTPSCKGVKAPNPSVSQAWKQDREQSLAAAYVPVVVNSKGQNPDKLRFNFYTSQYSNSLNPFYTLQKPTCGYLYRRDTDHTRKRFDVPPANSVLWRSQA comes from the exons ATGCTGCCGCAGCCCGCGCGGGCGCCAGGGAAGGACCTTCCCTcccttgccctgccctgccccggACTGAACTCCGCACGGTCTTCCCAGGGGACTCTACCAGGCCATGTCCCCCGCCGTCCTCCCCGCCCGCGCACCGGGCGACAGGTGCTGCGGGCGCCGCCGCTTGCCGGGAACTGCGAGCTACCTGGCCAG GACTCACAGAAACCCTCTGGACCCAGTCATGGGCCAAAGACACCATCATGCAAGGGGGTGAAGGCTCCAAACCCATCCGTGTCCCAGGCGTGGAAGCAGGACCGCGAGCAGTCTCTGGCAGCAGCCTATGTGCCGGTTGTGGTGAACTCTAAGGGGCAGAATCCAGACAAGCTCAGGTTCAATTTCTACACCTCCCAGTACTCCAACTCCCTGAACCCCTTCTACACCTTGCAGAAGCCTACCTGTGGCTACCTGTACCGTCGGGACACTGACCACACCCGCAAGCGCTTTGATGTGCCTCCTGCCAACTCGGTCTTGTGGCGCTCCCAGGCCTGA